The following nucleotide sequence is from Clostridiales bacterium.
GCATAAACGGCATCCTGCCGAAGCTTAAAACAAGGATAGCCTTTCCACTTGATTCTTTGAAAGGCCAGAACCTTTTTCTGCCGCGTACTCCGGGAAAGCTAAAGACTGTGGTTCACGGCAGCAAAGTTGAATTGAATGAAACCAACAGATTTGCCATAGGAACAGCAAAGTTTACATATAAACAGGTGCTCGAAATATCGAACCTCCATTTGTCTGATACAGAACCCAATTATCCTCTGGAGGATAAAAAGCTGGTGGATGAAATGGGCCAGTGGATGCTCAATGACTGGCCGGAAAAAGCCAGAAGTGTTGACGAAATGGTATCTTATCTCAAAGGCGAATTACACAAAACCGAAAAAAATCAAGGGACGCCTACTTTTAAAAACCGTGATGAATACGGCGGGTGGAAAGGAAAAAAGTTTGACGCCACTGGATATTTCAGAACCCAGCATGACGGCAGAAGATGGTGGCTGGTTGATCCGGATGGTTATGCTTTCTATAGTATGGGAATGGATGTCACATCTCCTGGAGAGAGCGGCCTGGTAACCGGAATCGAGAAATTATTCGGCTGGCTGCCTGATAAAAGCGGAGAATTTAAAGACGCATATAGTATTGAAGGAAATTCCGGTAATAATCTTTTTATAAACTTCGGGGTCTCCAACCTTATAAGAGCCTTTGGCTCTGATAAATGGTGGCAAAGCTGGGCCAAAATCACCCGCGAAAGAATGTCAGACTGGGGTTTCAACACTATCGGGAACTGGTCGCCCATGAGATTTATAAAATATTCCAAGTTGCCGTACGTATGGCCTCTTGGTGAATTCCCTACAACAGCGAAAAACATCTTCAGGGACTTTCCTGATGTGTTCAGCGATGAGTACAAAAATAATTCGTCAAAATTTGCCGAGCAGATAAAAGCATTTGAAGGAGACCCATATATGATAGGTTATTTCCTGAGAAATGAGCCCGAATGGGCATTTGTAAACAATCTCAACATTGCGGAAGAGCTCCTTGAAAACGAAGCCGACCTTTACTCTAAAAATGCTCTGATAGACTTCTTATCGAAGCGTTATTCCGGAAGCATAAATAAGTTCAATAAAGCATGGAATACATCTTTTTCAGGTTTTAACCAGCTAAAGAAAAAGATAAGAAAGGCTTCAAAACTTTCAGTTGCCGCAGCGCATGATTTAAAAGATTTCTCAAAAAAGATGATTGAGCTTTATGTAAAAATACCAAGCCAGGCCGTAAAAATGCTGGATCCGTATCATCTGAATCTTGGAATGCGGTATGCTTTTATTTCGAGTGACGACTTATTTGCAGGATACGAAAACTTCGATGTTTTCTCACTGAATAATTACAAGATGTCTCCGGTGGAGAGTATTGAAAAAGTGGGAAAGTTCACCAATTTGCCTGTTATGATAGGCGAATACCATTTTGGAGCGCTGGATAGAGGGCCTACAGCCACAGGACTCAGGGCAGTAACAAGCCAGGACGAGAGGGGAAAGGCTTTCAGATATTACAATGAAGCTGCCGCCGCTACGGAATATTGCGTTGGAACACACTATTTCATACTCAACGACCAAGCTGCTTTAGGCAGGTTTGATGGGGAAAACTACCAGATCGGTTTTACGGACGTATGCCATAAACCCTATGGAGAAATGGTAAGGCATGTGGTGGATTGCAACAAAGTTATCTATGATGTAGCCGACGGTAAAAAAGAAAAATATAATATTTCCCCGGATGAAATATACACAATATCATATTGATAACATTCTGTTTAAAGCGATTCCTGCAAACCTTATCGATGTAAAGCACTTACATCGATAAAGTTTGCAGGATTTATTTATTAATGTGCAAAGCATGATTCTATAATAAATATCGCTGTTTTCTTACAGGAAAATAAACTGTATAAACTTCATTTCCAATTTCATACAGAGGCTTAAATCGAATTCCTACAGGTTGGTTTATAGTTCGCCAGCCCGTTTTCCACATATCCCACTGCCTCTCATCATCAGGAGTAAGCATGCTATAGGGATTATCGATATCTCCGTAAAGCATTCTTTCTTCACTGGTTAACCCTGCAAGAACTATGGGCCCATCCATAAAAGCAACCATATTGGGACAATCGGCTAAGGGCCAGCATGTTAATGCTTTTCCCAGTATCACATTGACTTCATCATCGCCCCATTTTCTGCGAATACATTCAAAACCATTTCCGTCGCTACTTAATTCGACTTTTTCATTATTTACTAAACAAGTAAGTTTACCTTTCAGCCACCATGGTGAGCGCAACTTAAGGGTAAATTCAGATGGACTTTCACACTTGATTTTAATTGAAATGCTGATATAACTGGGCCGGGAGCTAATCTCGCTTGCTATAGGCAAAATTTTAAGTGTTTCTCCCCCTAAACTATCGATTTGCTGTATTAGCTTAATATTTACATTATCGATTTTAAAATTCACTTCTGACGGTAAATACTGGCATAGCAGTATTTCATCTGAATTCTGATAATAAATACCCTCCCTATGATTAGCATTAGCTTGTAACAACGTACAATGGCAGCACCAGAAATCATTGGTTTCAGAGCCCCACTTTTTTTGCGATCCGGCAGCTAGCGGAAGATAGTATGTTATCAAACCCGTAGGCGGATCAAGAGGTTCACAGACTGTGGCCAAACTTCGTCCCTGCCAATATCCCTGGGCAAATATACCGTTATATAAATTTCTTTCCCAATAGTCCGCATATTCGGCTTTACCTGTCCAGCGCAAAAGATATTCCGATAAACGCA
It contains:
- a CDS encoding beta-galactosidase, which produces MRNNLELRCFRPVGCTAVFSDDGSAVTIESLKGEAGKLVLEGTPGKLGNINWNDYKYLVFDAINHGDHSMAVEIEFWDADHAYDDPNIHCINGILPKLKTRIAFPLDSLKGQNLFLPRTPGKLKTVVHGSKVELNETNRFAIGTAKFTYKQVLEISNLHLSDTEPNYPLEDKKLVDEMGQWMLNDWPEKARSVDEMVSYLKGELHKTEKNQGTPTFKNRDEYGGWKGKKFDATGYFRTQHDGRRWWLVDPDGYAFYSMGMDVTSPGESGLVTGIEKLFGWLPDKSGEFKDAYSIEGNSGNNLFINFGVSNLIRAFGSDKWWQSWAKITRERMSDWGFNTIGNWSPMRFIKYSKLPYVWPLGEFPTTAKNIFRDFPDVFSDEYKNNSSKFAEQIKAFEGDPYMIGYFLRNEPEWAFVNNLNIAEELLENEADLYSKNALIDFLSKRYSGSINKFNKAWNTSFSGFNQLKKKIRKASKLSVAAAHDLKDFSKKMIELYVKIPSQAVKMLDPYHLNLGMRYAFISSDDLFAGYENFDVFSLNNYKMSPVESIEKVGKFTNLPVMIGEYHFGALDRGPTATGLRAVTSQDERGKAFRYYNEAAAATEYCVGTHYFILNDQAALGRFDGENYQIGFTDVCHKPYGEMVRHVVDCNKVIYDVADGKKEKYNISPDEIYTISY